The nucleotide sequence GAAACAAAGCCTGGCGACGTAACAACGCCATCGCTTCGCGGGCGTCACCCGCGATGATCGTTCCGTCGGCGTTGTCACCGCCGGCGGTTTTTGCACGATAAGCGAAATTAGGCATCGTTGATGTGGAATCAGTTTTGGTCAGGATTCAGTTTTGTGATCGGGCCGAACGCCCTGATCAGGCGTCGGCTTTGGTGACACGCAAGACTTCATCAATCGATGTGACACCTTGCATGACTTTGTTCCACCCGTCGTGGCGGAGCGTCTTCATGCCGCCGCGAACGGCGGCTTTCTTGATTTCATTGCTGGCCGCTTGGTTGGTTGCCAAGTCACGGATTTCGTCATTGGCGACCAGCAATTCGTACAGGCCCATCCGGCCGCGATATCCGCTGCCGCGACAGGCCGAACATCCAACGGGACGGTAGACCACCGTGCCGTTTTCCTTGGCCTGCTCATAAGGAAAATCGTCGGGCAAATCCGCTTGGCGACACAGATCGGGTTCGCGACAATCCGGACACAGTTTGCGTACCAACCGCTGCGCCATCACGCCTTCGACGGTGCTGCTGACCAGAAACGGTTCGACGCCCATGTCACACAATCGCATGAACGCGCCGGCGGAATCGTTGGTGTGCAGGGTACTGAAAACCAAGTGACCCGTTAGCGAAGCCTGTGTGGCGTTTTCGGCGGTTTCCAAGTCGCGAATTTCGCCAACCAGAACGACATCGGGATCGTGCCGCAGGATGCTCCGCAGGCTGGCCGCAAACGTCAGCCCGACCTTCTTGTGCACTTGGATCTGGTTGATCCCTTCCAGCTGATACTCGATCGGATCTTCGGTGGTGATGATCTTGGTTTCTTCGTCCTGGATCTCACTGAGCGCGCTGTAAAGCGTCGTTGTTTTTCCCGACCCCGTCGGCCCCGTCACCAAGATGATCCCGTGTGGCAATCGGATCAATTTTTGAAAGCGTTGATAGACGTCATCGGGCATCCCGATGTCGGCGAGTGAAAACCGCAAATTTTCCTTGTCCAAGACCCGCATGACGATTCCTTCGCCGTGCAGCATCGGGATGATTGAAACGCGAATGTCGACTTCGCGTCCTTTGACGCGGATCTTGATTCGACCGTCTTGGGGGACACGCTTTTCCGCAATGTTCAATCGCGCCATGATTTTCAGCCGGCTGACAATCGCCGACCGAAATTGATTCATCTCCGGCGGTGCCGGTTGACGCTGCAGAACACCATCAATCCGATAGCGGATTTTGATGCCTTTTTCTTGAGCCTCGATGTGAATGTCACTGGCGCGTGCTTCGATGGCTTCGCTGAGAATCTCGTTG is from Crateriforma conspicua and encodes:
- the gspE gene encoding type II secretion system ATPase GspE translates to MSQDVSTAGRLDKHQLASAAEAIRSQRPIQDFAPELGFADASGLLRAIADSMRLKLADLTDIEIDEQILEGFPVRLIHRYEVFPIAKKSDALVVALSNPFDFQAIDALSAATGQIIQPVVSDPEQVRDLIKRFLGVGAETIDGLLALQKDEDLGELNSLTGQDLEDAEVAQQASVVRLVNEILSEAIEARASDIHIEAQEKGIKIRYRIDGVLQRQPAPPEMNQFRSAIVSRLKIMARLNIAEKRVPQDGRIKIRVKGREVDIRVSIIPMLHGEGIVMRVLDKENLRFSLADIGMPDDVYQRFQKLIRLPHGIILVTGPTGSGKTTTLYSALSEIQDEETKIITTEDPIEYQLEGINQIQVHKKVGLTFAASLRSILRHDPDVVLVGEIRDLETAENATQASLTGHLVFSTLHTNDSAGAFMRLCDMGVEPFLVSSTVEGVMAQRLVRKLCPDCREPDLCRQADLPDDFPYEQAKENGTVVYRPVGCSACRGSGYRGRMGLYELLVANDEIRDLATNQAASNEIKKAAVRGGMKTLRHDGWNKVMQGVTSIDEVLRVTKADA